Part of the Halalkalibacter krulwichiae genome is shown below.
TTGGTTTTAGTTATTGGGAAGCTCTTATTTATGGAATTGGGGGAAACTTACTTCCGATTGTTCCAATTCTTCTTTTGTTTCAACCGATTAGCAAATGGATGCTGCGCTTTGAGTTTTATAAACGTTTTTACGATTGGCTATATAATCGCACGATGAAGAAGAGCGATAAAGTTGAGAAATTTGGAGCGATTGGGTTAGTTTTATTCACTGCAGTTCCGTTGCCGACTACGGGTGCATACTCTGCTTGTTTGGCTGCGTTGCTCTTTTTTATTCCGTTTCGTTATGCTTTTTTCGCTATTACAACAGGAGTATTTATTGCAGGCTTTGGGGTTGCCAGTCTAATGTATTCAGTGTTCTAAAGGAGGAAGGAATATGGGGGAGAAACAACAGTTTGAAGTGTGGCGTATAGAAGTTGAACCTGCATTAGAGAGTAAGGTGGATGAATTCCACTTACTTGGTTATAACCGAGCAACTCCCGATGATGTGTGGGAGTGTGTGTTGTATCAATTAAGAAAAAAAAAGGAATTTACTCATCTTCATGAATTTGTTAATGAAATATTGACACTCCAATCTCATTCGTTTATGAATTGGTTAACAATTCGATCATATCAGGACCCTAAAGATTGGTTTGCTGAGTTTGAAT
Proteins encoded:
- a CDS encoding COG2426 family protein, whose translation is MKETIKQFIFDHFGFLPPELLVVFISALPILELRGGIPVAHQLGFSYWEALIYGIGGNLLPIVPILLLFQPISKWMLRFEFYKRFYDWLYNRTMKKSDKVEKFGAIGLVLFTAVPLPTTGAYSACLAALLFFIPFRYAFFAITTGVFIAGFGVASLMYSVF
- a CDS encoding post-transcriptional regulator; the protein is MGEKQQFEVWRIEVEPALESKVDEFHLLGYNRATPDDVWECVLYQLRKKKEFTHLHEFVNEILTLQSHSFMNWLTIRSYQDPKDWFAEFES